A DNA window from Setaria viridis chromosome 2, Setaria_viridis_v4.0, whole genome shotgun sequence contains the following coding sequences:
- the LOC117845308 gene encoding uncharacterized protein isoform X2 has translation MSAAVCGKRASSFFEEQQHSPHAGTPPPSKRARFRAGGGGGSPSPPRPRGGGSGDPALVAAIHARFPSVSLEFIEKALEEGGNDFDLATKYLLNFHAQSAECDAANGYQSPNGMTTEDQVPAEDSVPWAENLPSSSTQWSEVLVKEMMSASNTDDAKARASGVLEVFERAMTSRIGAEALQNFQKENSVYKEQFEAVIRENAILKKAVAIQHERQKEQDERSQELQQLKQLVVQYQEQVRSLEVNNYALSMHLRQAQQGSSIPGHFQRDIF, from the exons CCCCTCCGCCCTCCAAGCGCGCCCGcttccgcgccggcggcggcggcgggagcccatcgccgccacggccgcgagGCGGTGGGAGCGGCGACCCGGCACTCGTGGCCGCGATCCACGCCAGGTTCCCCTCTGTGAGCCTCGAG TTTATTGAGAAGGCTCTGGAAGAGGGTGGAAATGATTTTGATTTAGCAACAAAGTACTTGCTTAATTTCCATGCACAATCTGCCGAATGTGATGCAGCTAATGGGTACCAATCTCCCAACGGGATGACTACTGAGGATCAAGTTCCTGCAGAAG ATAGTGTTCCTTGGGCAGAAAACCTTCCGTCAAGCAGCACTCAATGGTCTGAGGTTCTTGTGAAGGAGATGATGAGTGCCTCCAACACGGATGATGCAAAGGCTCGTGCTTCCGGAGTACTGGAGGTTTTTGAGAGGGCCATGACCTCTCGTATTGGTGCAGAAGCACTTCAAAATTTCCAGAAG GAAAATTCGGTTTACAAGGAACAATTTGAAGCTGTTATTAGGGAGAACGCTATTCTGAAGAAAGCAGTTGCAATACAGCATGAGCGCCAAAAGGAGCAAGATGAGAGAAGCCAGGAGCTTCAGCAGCTGAAGCAGTTGGTTGTTCAGTATCAGGAACAAGTTAGAAGCCTTGAG GTTAACAACTATGCCTTGTCCATGCATCTCAGGCAAGCGCAGCAAGGCAGCTCGATTCCAGGGCACTTCCAGCGTGACATTTTCTGA
- the LOC117846601 gene encoding uncharacterized protein, which translates to MPFLSPLGGGDADDFYFGYDAGYHRSGGAGKSAKKDKEKEKEKGFLSCLPCFVPCSPGAVDPMAHRRLLSSDSSDSDSAAAMDITADLARLRARYSRLAAGPPVRPRDVPGLVARPDDPPLAVSALSWLGGDLRPSCMLLALLPALFPSLPSRTSHALSAAARRLSAREAALDGEVAEYQSTYAMKLACEKTKDGVAETAAEEMCKMARAARRADKLRWRAVEVAVKEVLEPAQAREFLKAVEDVSGKVARHGTRWHARAGTLTVPVEAFERVRANARVATDDAW; encoded by the exons ATGCCGTTCCTGAGCCccctgggcggcggcgacgccgacgactTCTACTTCGGCTACGACGCCGGGTACCACCGCAGCGGCGGTGCGGGCAAGAGCGCCAAGAAGgacaaggagaaggagaaggagaagggctTCCTCTCCTGCCTCCCCTGCTTCGTCCCCTGCT CGCCCGGCGCCGTAGACCCGATGGCGCACCGTCGCCTTCTGTCGTCGGACTCCAGCGACAGCGACAGCGCGGCCGCCATGGACATCACCGCCGacctcgcccgcctccgcgcgcgcTACTCCCGCCtggccgccggcccgcccgtCCGCCCCCGCGACGTCCCCGGCCTGGTGGCGCGCCCCGACGACCCGCCGCTGGCCGTGTCCGCACTCTCCTGGCTCGGCGGGGACCTCCGCCCGTCCTGCATGCTCCTGGCTTTGCTGCCGGCGCTGTTCCCGTCCCTCCCGTCCCGCACCAGCCACGcactctccgccgccgcccgccgcctcagCGCCCGCGAGGCCGCGCTGGACGGCGAGGTGGCCGAGTACCAGTCCACCTACGCCATGAAGCTTGCGTGCGAGAAGACCAAGGACGGCGTCGCCGAGACGGCCGCCGAGGAGATGTGCAAGatggcgcgcgccgcccggcgggCGGACAAGCTGCGGTGGCGCGCCGTCGAGGTCGCCGTCAAGGAGGTGCTAGAGCCGGCGCAGGCCAGGGAGTTCCTCAAGGCCGTCGAGGACGTGTCGGGCAAGGTAGCGCGGCACGGCACCCGCTGGCACGCGCGCGCCGGGACGCTCACGGTGCCCGTCGAGGCGTTCGAGCGCGTGCGCGCCAACGCCAGGGTGGCGACGGACGATGCCTGGTGA
- the LOC117845308 gene encoding uncharacterized protein isoform X1, which translates to MSAAVCGKRASSFFEEQQHSPHAGTPPPSKRARFRAGGGGGSPSPPRPRGGGSGDPALVAAIHARFPSVSLEFIEKALEEGGNDFDLATKYLLNFHAQSAECDAANGYQSPNGMTTEDQVPAEDILVDNVVAAPVDSVPWAENLPSSSTQWSEVLVKEMMSASNTDDAKARASGVLEVFERAMTSRIGAEALQNFQKENSVYKEQFEAVIRENAILKKAVAIQHERQKEQDERSQELQQLKQLVVQYQEQVRSLEVNNYALSMHLRQAQQGSSIPGHFQRDIF; encoded by the exons CCCCTCCGCCCTCCAAGCGCGCCCGcttccgcgccggcggcggcggcgggagcccatcgccgccacggccgcgagGCGGTGGGAGCGGCGACCCGGCACTCGTGGCCGCGATCCACGCCAGGTTCCCCTCTGTGAGCCTCGAG TTTATTGAGAAGGCTCTGGAAGAGGGTGGAAATGATTTTGATTTAGCAACAAAGTACTTGCTTAATTTCCATGCACAATCTGCCGAATGTGATGCAGCTAATGGGTACCAATCTCCCAACGGGATGACTACTGAGGATCAAGTTCCTGCAGAAG ATATTTTGGTTGACAATGTGGTTGCTGCACCTGTAGATAGTGTTCCTTGGGCAGAAAACCTTCCGTCAAGCAGCACTCAATGGTCTGAGGTTCTTGTGAAGGAGATGATGAGTGCCTCCAACACGGATGATGCAAAGGCTCGTGCTTCCGGAGTACTGGAGGTTTTTGAGAGGGCCATGACCTCTCGTATTGGTGCAGAAGCACTTCAAAATTTCCAGAAG GAAAATTCGGTTTACAAGGAACAATTTGAAGCTGTTATTAGGGAGAACGCTATTCTGAAGAAAGCAGTTGCAATACAGCATGAGCGCCAAAAGGAGCAAGATGAGAGAAGCCAGGAGCTTCAGCAGCTGAAGCAGTTGGTTGTTCAGTATCAGGAACAAGTTAGAAGCCTTGAG GTTAACAACTATGCCTTGTCCATGCATCTCAGGCAAGCGCAGCAAGGCAGCTCGATTCCAGGGCACTTCCAGCGTGACATTTTCTGA